The Leifsonia sp. ZF2019 DNA segment CGGCTGCTGCAGGGTGTCCAGCCGCAGGGTCTCGAGATAGCGGCGCGCCTCCACCGGCGTCTCGCGCCGCAGCAGGCTCTCCATGCGCAAGCTGTCGATCTCGTCCCCCTGCGCGCTGACGGCGAGCGGACGGTAGTCGGTGTCGTTGACGACGACGGAGCGGCGGAGGCTCCGGGCCAGCTCGTCCACGATGTCCTGGAGGTTCATGCGCGGGTGCCGACGGCGCTCGGGGTCATGGGTTCCATCATTGTGTAATGGCGGTTCCATAATCAAGTCGCCGCCCGTGCGGAGCACCCCGCCGGCCGGTGCTATGGTGCCGAGATGGCCCGCCGACGCGAATTCGATGAACACGCGCTCCTCGAGACGGCCACCGACGTGTTCTGGAGCCGCGGCTACGCGGCCACGTCGCTGAGCGACATCGCCCAGGCCAGCGGCGTCGGAACCAGCAGCATCTACGCCGCCTACGGCAGCAAGTGGGGGCTCTTCCTGGCCGCGTTCGAGCGATACTGCGCGGGACGTGTCGCGCTCGTGCGCGCCGCGGTCGCCGTGGGCGACGGCAGCCGCCGCGACATCGCCGAACGCATGCTTGCGGCGATCATCGACGACTGCGCCGGCCAACCCGATCGGCGCGGCTGCCTCATGCTCAACAGCATCGGCGAGCTCGCCTCCGAGCATCCCGAGGTCGCGCGCATCGGTGGTGAGACCACCGGCGCGATGGAGCGCGCCGTGCGCGAGCGCCTCCCCGAGGACGCCGGCGCCGACACGCTCGCCGCGCACCTCGTCGCGCTGTCGCAGGGACTCATCCAGATGAGCAGGCTCGGAGTCAGCGAGCGGCGCCTCCACGCCACTGCCCGCGCCGCCGTCGCCGCGCTGCCCGCCTGAGGCGCGCCGCCGCTTTCGACAGATGTCGAGGTGGGATGCGACGAGCGGGACTGCCCCGCACCCCTCCCCACGGCCTACGCTCCTGACCGTACGCAGAATGCCAGAGCCCGGACCGCATCCGGGAGACAGGGGTCGCCATGTCGGAGTCCAGGCACGTCGCGCAGCTGATCGGCGGCGAGAACGTCTTCGAGAACGAGTTCGGCAGCATCACCCAGGTCACCTCGACCTCGCTGCCCATCCTCACCGGGATGTCCGTCAAGCGGATCACGCTCGCCCCCGGCGCCCTGCGCGAGCCCCAGTGGAACGTCAACGCCAACCAGATCGCCTACGTCGTCGCCGGCACCGTGCTGATCTCCACCCTCGGCGACGGTGACACGTTCTCGTCGTTCGTCGTGCAGACGGGCCAGATGTACCACGTCGAGTCGGGCGCGGTCTACCACATCGAGAACGTCGGCGACGGGGAGGCGGAGATCATCGCCGCCCTGCGCACCGACCGCCCGCAGCACTTCTCCCTGCAGGACAGTGTCAGCGCCATGACGAACGCCGTGCTCGGCAACACCTACGGCCTCCCCTCCGACGCGTTCGCCGCCTTCGACCGCCAGCACTCCTCCCAGATCGTGCACCGCGACGGACCCGCCCGCATCCCGGACACCGCCGGCCTCCCCAACGCCCGCCTTTTCGATATGGAAGGCCAGCACGCCCCCCTCTCGTACGCGTGGGGCCAAGCCCGCCTCGCCCGCAAGCAGTTCTGGGCAGCCCTCGACGACCTCTCCATGTACGAGCTGCAGATCGGCGGCACCGGCATGCGCGAACCCCACTGGCACCCCGTGACCGGCGAGCTCGGCTACGTCCAGAGCGGCCACGCCCGCATGACCGTCCTCGACCCCGACGGCTCCCTCGACACCTACGAGCTCCACCCCGGCGAGGCCTACTTCGTCCCCCGCGCCTACCCCCACCACATCGAAGCACTCACCGAAGAAGGCATCCGCTTCCTCATCTTCTTCGACCAGCCCACCCCCGGCGACGTCGGCTACCGCGCGACCGCGTCCGCCTTCTCGCGCGAGGTGCTCTCGGCGGCGTTCAAGGTGCCGGAACGGGATCTCCCGACGTTCCCGTTCACGCCGGTGGACCCGCTGATCGTGGAGCGGGTGAACGGGCGGGACGGGGTGTGAGGGGGCTCGGAGTCGGCGCCGGTCCGGACCGGGGGAAGCGATCGCCGATCTCGTAGGAGTCGAAGGTGGCGTGGTCGACGATCACCTCCCGGTCACCTCGACCAGTTCGGATGCGAAGGAGAAAGGTCTCGGGCGTGACGACAAACCCGCCGAGGCCCGTACCGCGGAAGGCCAGAACGGTCTCTCCATGCTCCGCACTACGACGTTTGCCGACGATACGGCCATACACCGACTCCGTGTCGAGAAGTCGACGTCGCGAGCGTTCCATCCGCCAGATCGCAAAGCCGCCGATGAGGCCCGCAGTTACAAGAGTCGTGACGAGGACGAGGACGCTCACCATCACATCACCTGCTCGGCGGCCCAGCGGGGCCAAAAGTCCAGTCGAGACCAGCCCCGATGCAGCATCCGAAGATCGACGCCACCCCGACCGCGTTTTCAGGACGCCAACCGAGAAACCACTCGCCCGCGAAGAAAATGATCGCGTCGACGATCCCCACCGCAACGAGGATCCGGCCAACAACGGTGCGTCGGCGTGCTCGAACGCGCCCGACGAAGCGCTGAACCCGACCCGCAACTCGGTTCACTGGGCTTCGCTTGGAATCCTCCCGCTCAGCATCCTCACCCCCTGTCGGATCGCTCATGGATGCTCCTCACGACTTGGTTTCGCGCCCCTGCGAATAGTCTTCCGCCCCGGAGGAGCCAGCGAGCCTTCAGCGCGACGAGTTAAGTGGCGGCAGGATCGCGTTGAAGTAGGAACTCATGTGTTTCCCCGGGGTAGTACTCCCATCATCGACGACCCGGTCTAGGCGATGATGGCCGCAATTACCACACCCAGTCCGATAGCAGCCCAGCCAAGACCAAGCGCGAGCATCATCCCGGGGGTCGATCGGCGGGACCCCGCTTGGCCTGCGCCGAACCTTGCCTCAATGTTTCGTCGGTTGCGGTCGGCCAGCGGTACTCGATAGACCACCGCCGCAGCCCCTCCTACGATTCCGCAGAATCCCATGACCAACATGATTACGTTGCTAATTGTCATTGATGCTCCTAGAAGTACCACATTATGTAGCCGGAGCAACCTGCTCCGCCTCCGGCGGTAATCCCTGAGTCAGCCGAGTCGCGACCCAACCAATCACGCGAGTAAGAGGCGTACACACCTCCGCCGTCGGCAGCCCAACATGTGAACTGGAAACCGAGGCCGTTCACGTCTCCATTCGATAGCCCCGCCGCGACCGATCCGCCAGCGCCGACCGCTGGCCCAATTCCGCCGCCGCCGTTGCCAAGTTGCACGCAAATCACGAGGCCACAGAACTGTCCACCTAGGCTTCCATGTTCGGCAACATAATTCGCGATGTTCTCCCAGAACTGGTTCTGTTCCTTCAGGTATTGGGAGTTCGCGCATTGACCGTTCGTGTAGGAGTTCTCGTACCACTCAGTGCCAGCCGGACACCCATGGCTGTTGCCCGCGCCGGTAGGCAAGTTGACCGACGGCACCTTGAAGTTGACGTCGTCGCGGTGGAGTGCGGAGAGCCGGTTCTGCGTGGCTGGTCCGTTGATGAGGTTCTTCGGGTTGTAGGACGTTCCGTTTCCGGAGGGGAGCGCATCGCGTCCGCCTCGGTCGTTGGCGGTCGGTGGGTCCTTCACGGCTTGCGTGGCCTGGACCGGCGGTGCACCGCAGCCCTGGAGGAGTCCGTCGTTGCCCGCGGGCTTCGACGCGCATCGGTGCCCGTCCGGGTCCCAGAACGTGGTCGGGTTGTTCCACGCGTACTGATACCGCGCCAACGACTTCGGCTGGACCAGCAGCCCCCGCCAGGTGTCCGGACTCGTCCACGTCCCCGTGCCCACGTCATACGACCGCGCGAACGTGTGCATCAGACCCTGCGTCGCATCCTGCACATGCCCGGTGTAACCCACGGGCGCGTCCCACCCGTCCGTCTCGAACGCCTGACCACCCCAATCGTCATACGACACCAATTGGGTGACCGACCCGCCGGTCACGCCCGCGATCGTCGTCCCCAGGCCGTCCAGCAGGTCCCAGGTCGCCTCACCAGATGCCGTGACATGCTCCGCCAGCGCACCCGCAGCATCCCGCACCACCGTCGTGGTGCCCTGCGTCGAACTCGTCGACTGCACGAGAGAAGTCCCGTCGAACACGTTCGCGGTCGTGACGGACCCGTACTTCGTCTGATCCGTCGAGGACGCCTGCCGGCCCAGCCCGTCATACGCATACGACGTCGACCGGCCGTCGCGGCTCACCTGCGTCGCCTGCCCCGACGCGTTATACGACAACGACGAACCCACACCCGCCACCGACTGCGACACCCGGTTGCCGGCACGATCATACGAATACGACGCCACCCCACCAGACACCCCACGACCCGCACCCGACGTATTCGACCGGGTCAACTGGTTCGCGTCGTTGAACACGGCGGACAGGGAGAAGTTCCCGTCCGCAGCACCCGTGCGCGTCCACCCGATCCGGTTGCCCGCCGGGTCATACGCATACGTGTTCTTCTCACCCGACGACACGGTCGAGGAGGCCAGACGGTCCACACCGTCATACCCGTAACTCGTGGAGGTGACCTTCGCCTTCGTCGGCGGGGTCACCGCCGACGGCACACCAGGAACCGGCGACGACGACTGCCCCGCACCACTCGAATAAGGAGCCGCTCAGGGCAATCGCTGTCGACGCGCTCGCGGAGAGGACTCCCAACGATCTTGCAGCCGCCAGATCCGGGAGGGCATGAGTGCTGCGTCGGCGATGAGAAGACACCCGAGCAGGAGGTAGAAGACATATGTAAAGAAGGTTCCAAGCGCCGCAGTTCCGAGCAGGAGAAAAGTGAAGTAGAGAATTCCTGCCCAGGCACGCGAGAGATAGTAGTTGTGGACACCCAGCAGCCCGCCGCCGACCAGAAGCACGTAGCCCACGGCACTCGAGTAGCGTCGGGCCGCCCCAGAATCGCTGTTGAGGATCGGCCGAAGGCGCCAGACAAGAACCGACAGGATTACGTAGACGGCTGCTGATGGAATTGCACGCCATCCCAGAAACAAGATCGCGACGACGCTGAGAAGGCTCAGGACCAGCGCGAGAGTCGCCGCACGTGCGTTCCTTGTGACCAGCTCGCAGGCAACCGCGATTGGCAGTGCAACAAACACCCCCACAGTGAGAGCGCAACCAAGGACGATAGGGACCACGAGAACGATCACCTTGATGTTGATGCTGCCAAGTAGCGCGTCCCAGTCCGTCAAGAGGATAGTGGCCGCCAATCCCAGGAGATTCAGTACGGCGGCCGACGCAAGCCCCCACGTGGCGAGAACGATGACCTTCTTTTCTCGCCCCTGGGTGTTCGACGCTTTAGTTGGTACCACTGGCTATAGCCCCCATCGTTTCAACTGATCAGCCCACAAAGCGTATTCGGCGTCCTGCCAGTCATAGAGTGAGCCGATGAATGAAGCGACGTCTTGCGGATCGAGATCAACGCATGCACCACCTCCCACAGGCAACGAAGCCCCACAAAGCACTAGCCCTGGAACCACCCCTATTCCATCGAGAACAACATTAACGAACGCAAGCCACGCGTCTCCGCACAGGTTGTTGCACTCGAGCCAGAGGCGCGCTCGCTCTTCAGAATCCTTGAGATTCTTCGCGTCGACGCACTGTGGGCTCACGTACGGGCTGATGTATCGCACCTTGCCAGCGGGACAATCGTGGGTGCTCGGAAGATCGTTCTGATCATTGGGACCGGAAACGGAAGGCCCCGATGGACCTGAGGGAGTACTGGTCGTCGTGGAGTCGGGCGGCATCTGGACGTTCTCCCACGCCTGGTGGGGTGGTGCGCCACAGCCGAGTGGGAGCGCATCCGACGCACCTGCCCGCGACGCGCATCGGTGCCCGTCCGGGTCCCAGAACGTGGTCGGGTTGTTCCACGCGTACTGATACCGCGCCAACGACTTCGGCTGGACCAGCAGCCCCCGCCAGGTGTCCGGACTCGTCCACGTCCCCGTGCCCACGTCATACGACCGCGCGAACGTGTGCATCAGACCCTGCGTCGCATCCTGCACATGCCCGGTGTAACCCACGGGCGCGTCCCACCCGTCCGTCTCGAACGCCTGACCACCCCAATCGTCATACGACACCAACTGGGTCACCGACCCGCCGGTCACGCCCGCGATCGTCGACCCCAGACCGTCCAGCAGGTCCCAGGTCGCCTCACCAGATGCCGTGACATGCTCCGCCAGCGCACCCGCAGCATCCCGCACCACCGTCGTGGTGCCCTGCGTCGAACTCACCGACTGCACGAGAGAAGTCCCGTCGAACACGTTCGCGGTCGTGACGGACCCGTACTTCGTCTGATCCGTCGAGGACGCCTGCCGGCCCAGCCCGTCATACGCATACGACGTCGACCGGCCGTCGCGGCTCACCTGCGTCGCCTGCCCCGACGCGTTATACGACAACGACGAACCCACACCCGCCACCGACTGCGACACCCGGTTGCCGGCACGATCATACGAATACGACGCCACCCCACCAGACACCCCACGACCCGCACCCGACGTATTCGACCGGGTCAACTGGTTCGCGTCGTTGAACACGGCGGACAGGGAGAAGTTCCCGTCCGCAGCACCCGTGCGCGTCCACCCGATCCGGTTGCCCGCCGGGTCATACGCATACGTGTTCTTCTCACCCGACGACACGGTCGAGGAGGCCAGACGGTCCACACCGTCATACCCGTAACTCGTGGAGGTGACCTTCGCCTTCGTCGGCGGGGTCACCGCCGACGGCACACCAGGAACCGGCGACGAAGGCTGCCCCGCACCGTCAGTCACGGCTGCCACCGGCGCGGCCGGCGTGATCGTACGGGTCGCCTTCGTCACGTTGCCGTCCGCGTCGTACCCGTACTGGTAACGCAGAGCACCACCATCGGCCACCGGGTTCTCCGGCATCGGGAGGGCGCGGCCGTTCAGGTAGGTGTTCGCGTGCTTGCACATGCCGTTCTCACCCGCGGCGGGCGCAGAACGCGCACTGAGGTAGCCGGCGACCGTCACGCACTTGTCCGACTGCGCGTCGCCCGCGGCGAACGCGACGGGCGTCGCGGATGGCGACGGCGATGCGGGCGTGGCCGCCTCCGGCGTCGTGTGCAGCACATCCACGACACGGTTCACGGCATCGTACGAGTAGCTCGTGGCGACACCGTTCGAACGGACGAGGTCGGTGAGGTTGCCCGCGGGATCCCACGAGTACGTCAGAGCACCCCACGGGGACGACTGCGAGGTGACCTCGCCGGCGGCATCGTAGGTGTAGTCGAGCTTCTGACCGGTGGGAAGGGTCATCGACGTGACTTGCCCGGCCTTGTCGTACGCGGTCTTCAGACGGCCGCCCTGCTGGTCGAGCTGGGCAGTGGTCCGGCCGTCCTTGTCGTAGGTCCAGCCGGAGGTGCCGGTCGGGTCGGTCATCGCGATGAGCTGCTGGTTCGCCGAGTACTCGTAGGTGGCGACGGCACCGGCCTGGTTCTGACGGGAGAGGTCGCCGCGACCGTCGTACGCGTACGTGGTGCGCGCTCCGTTGCCGTTGACCAGGGAGGCCAGGCGACCCGCTGCGGTGTACGACCAGGCGGTCGTGGTGCCGACCGGGTCGACCTCTTTGGTGGTGCGGCCGGCGGCGTCGACGGTGTAGGTCGTCCGGTGGCCGTTCGGGTCGGTGACGCTGGTGAGCGCGCCGTCCGCGTCGTAGCCGTACTTCGACACGACGTTGACGTCCGCGGACGCCGCGGCGCCCTCCCGGTAACCCTCGGTCACGCGGACGAGCTGCCCGGCGGGGTCGTACGCGTAGCGGGTGACGTGGCCGTTCGCGTCGGTCGCGGAGGTCTGGTTGCCCGCCGCATCCCAGCCATAGGAGGTCACGGCGCCGGTGGCGTCGGTCGTCGACGTCTGGTTGCCGTCGGCGTCGTAGGCGAATGAGGTGGTGTGCCCGTTGGGGTCGGTGACGGAGGTGGTGCGACCGTTCGCGTCATAGGCGTACGACGTGGTGCGCCCGACGGGATCGGTCGTCGAGACCAGACGGTCGAGGGCGTCGTAGGTGTTCGTGGTCGTGCGGCCCAGCGGATCCGTCACCGTGGCGAGACCGCCGTCGGCGTCGTACCCGTAGGTGGTCACCGCGCCCAGCGGGCTCTTCGCGGTCAGGAGCTGCCCGGCCGCATCGTAAGTGAACGCCCACGGGTTGCCCTGCCGGTCCACGACACCGGTCAGGTTGCCGTCGACGTCATACGACAGGTCGGTGCGCTTGCCGAGACCGTCGATGACGCGGACGACGCGGTCCATCGCGTCGTACTCGTACTTCGACACGACGCCGTCCGGGTCGGTCTGCCTGACCAGGCGACCGACCGAGTCGTACACGGAGGTCGTGGTGCCGCCGGTCGGGTCCTTCTGGGTCAGGAGGTGTCCGGCATCGTCGTAGGTGAACGTCGTCTTCGCACCCGACGGCGACGTGGAGCTCAGGAGGTTGCCGACGCCGTCGTAGCTGTAGCGCCATTCGCCGCCGGTGGGGTCGACGGTCGTGATGACCCGGTCCCGATCGTCCGTCGTGCGGGTAGTCGTCGCGCCGAGCGGATCCGTCTGCGACGACAGGGCGTCCTCGGCGGTGTAGCCGTACCTCGTCACGCCGCCGCCCGGGCTGGTGGAGTCGGTCAGGTGGAACATGGCATCCCACGAGTACCTCGTCACCGCGCCGGTCGGATCGGTCAGGGAGGCGAGGTGGTCGTTCGGCTCCCAGCCGTGGCCGAAAGCCGCACCGGTCGCGTCGGTAGCGGTGACCAGCCGGTCGCCGGAATCCCACGCGTACGAGGTGGTGTGGCCTCCGAGATCGGTCTGCGCGGTCATCCGGCCCGCGGCGTCGTACGCGTACGTCGAGGTGCGACCGATCGCGTCGGTGCTGGCGGTGAGGTTGCCCGCCGCATCGTAGGCGAAGGTCGTGGCCGCACCGGATGGCTGCGTCGTCTTGACCACGTTGCCCGCCGCGTCGTACTCGTTCGTGATCGTGGTGCCGTCCGGCTGGTGGGTCGCGACGAGGTGCCCGGCCCCGTCGTAGTCGTACGACCAGGTGCGCAGCGAGCCCCGTGGCGCGTTACCCGTGGAGGCCGCCACGAGCGGGCCGCCGGTGTCCGTCTTGGTCGCAACGAGGCCGGTCGGCGTGTAGGTGTACTTGGTGACGATGCCGTCCGGGGCGGTCTCGGTCGTGAGGTTTCCCGCCGCGTCGTACCCGTAGGTCGTCTTCTTCCCGTTCTCGTCGGTCGACGAGAGGATGTTGTTGTCGGCGTCGTAGGAGAACGCCGCGGTCGTGCCGTCCGGATGCGTCACCTTCGTGATCCGGAACCGGTCGTCGAACGCGTAGACGCTCGTGCGGCCGAGGTTGTCGGTGTACGTGGTCTGCCCGGCGACCGAGTAATCCAGCGTGCGGAGGTTGCCCTCCACATCCCACTGCTTCACGACGCGGCCCTGGTCGTCGTACTGGTTCTTCAGGTACGTGGCGCCCGTCGCATCCGTGCCCGTCAGCAGCTGGTGCTTGTCATCGTAGGTGAACTGCTTGGTGCGGCCGTCGGGCAGGGTGATCGTGGTGAGGTTGCCCGCGCCGTCGTAGGAGAGCGACCAGCGGTCCCCGCCCGGGCGGGTGAAGCTGGTGACCCGGCCCAGGGCGTCGGAGTCGACCGCGATGGTCTGACCGGCGCTGTCCGTGATCGACGCCAGCGGGTAGAACTGGGTCGTCTCGGGATCGGCGGGGGCGCCGTAGGTCAGCGTGGTCGTGCGCCCCTCGGCGTCGGTGTGCTGTATCAGGTTGCCGATGCCGTCGATGTTCGACGCGTCGAAGACCCACGACTCCCCGGACACGTCGGTCAGCTTCAGCCGTCCGCCGCCGGCCTCCGTCAGCGTCTGGTGCACACCGGCATCCGAGGTGCGGTAGCCGCCGTTGCCGTCACCGGTGAAGACGAACGAGGCGCCGTCCCCGCGGACCACCATGACCGAGCCGTCGATGAAGCGCTGCGCCCGGGCGCCCATCCCGAACGACCAGCCCGCGCCGACGCGGGAGAGACGGCCGTCTTGGCTGTTGTAGTACAGCGTGAGGTCCGTGCTCGAGCCACCGGTTCCGGGGAGGGAGAAGAGCTCTTCCTTCTCGAAGAGGTTTCCGGTGGAGAAGGCGAACGGCTCTCCGCCATAGGTGAGGTAGTTCTGGAGGCCGAGCATGCGCCAGCGGGCGAAGTCCGCTGCGGACGGCGGCGTTGGCCAGCCTCCGGTCACGGGATCGGTGCAGTCGAAGCCGTGCGTCTCCAGGTACTTGCCGAGACCGGTGAAAACGCCGTCGGCTAGCGGGGGCATACCGCCGTTGTCGATGTAGGCGCGGTCGTAGTTGTTGTCCAGGTAGAGCGCCTCGAGGTGGGTGAATGCGTTCGGGACGCCCGCGAACTCGTCTCCCGGGAAGTTGCCGTTGTTGCCCATGTTCTTGGCAGGGCGACCGGTATAGGTCGGCAGGTTTCCGACCAGCGAATCAGAGACCGCGTTGTCGGATGCGCCGCCTCGCGAGTAGACCTGCGAGCCACCCTGTTCAGGGTGCTCGCCGCCCCAGGCGACGCCTTCCCAGGTGTTGAAGCCGATGCCGAGTGAGAGGGAAGGGTTCCACGCCGCCATCTGACCGGCGCGGTACTCGCGCGGGACCATGACATTCGCGGGGTCTTCGTTCGTGATGTGCACCGTCGCGAAGCAGAGGTTCTGCAGACGATCCCGCACCAGCTGGGCGAGCTGGATGTTGTACGGCAGCTCCGTCACCGGAGGCGCGGGCGTCGTGACATGCCCCTCGTCATTGTCCGGGTCGAGCACGATGACGGGACGATCCGGGACGGGAAACGGGATCCCGATCACCACGAACTGCGAGAGGTGCGACGAGACGCCCTTCACCACCCCCGCCTCCGCGTCGTAGTACGACGGCAGGACCGTCCACGGCTCGCCCGGGTTCTCGCGGGTGTAGATCTGCAGTGTGGCCGGATCGAGGTTGTTGGATGTCACCAGATCGAGGTCCGGCTTCAGCTCCAAGGCGACACCGGGGACGACGTCGGAGACGACCGGGCCCTTCTCGCCGCCGCCGCGCGTGTTGACCGCCTTCGCCGGGAACTGGGTGACCTGCTTGCCGTCGGCGTCCTTCGCCGTGATCTCGACCGGGTCCGAGACGGGGGTGCCGCCGGACGGCTGCTCGGAGCGGGCCGCACGCAAGGCGTTGGCCGGGGCCCCCCCGACCTCCACGTCGAGCTTCGACTCCACCTTGTTGCCGGAGAACGTCACGGATGCGCCCAGACGGTCCGCGTCGATCGTGGACGTCTTGCCCGGCTCGATGCTGCCGGTGGCCTGCGGGGCGGGAGCCTCGGTCTCGGCCTTCACGCGCGCATCCTGCACGGCGGCGGCCGCGCGGACCTCCGCCAGCGTCGCCGCTGCGGTCCGCCTGGCGAGCTCGGCGGGCGACGCCTCCGCGGGCGTGACCGTGCCGACCAGGGTGAGTGCGACCGCCGCGACGGACGCGAGCACGGCCATGCCGACGCGCGCGCCGGCCAAGCGGGTGACGAGTCGTCCCCGCATCCTCGTCGCGCGCATCAGACGGTAGCGCCGTGCTCGAGAGCCGCGGAGTAGAGGCCGTGACGGCGAGCGAGCACGGCGCCCGTGCCGATCAGGGCGGCGGCGAGCGCGAGGATGACGCCGATGGCGATCATCGAGCCCGTGGAGGCCAGCGGGTTGCGCGGGGTGACGCAGGAGGCGAGCACGATCGCGTCGGACACGCCGTCGGCGTCGTAGTCTTCGTGGCCGGTCGCGCATCCGGTGGTGCCGCAGATGACGACGGACGCCCACTTCGGCACACCGTGCGCGTTCACGTCGGCGTTGTCGGTCCAGCACGTCGCAGAGCCGCACACGATCTGGCGGGTGTAGTCCGGGATGCCGTCGCCGACGCTGTCCTTCGTCGGCGACGCGCACGTGGCGGAACCGCAGGCCATGACCTCGACCCAGTCGGGGATGCCATCCTCGTCACGGTCTTCACGACCGGTCGCGCAGGTGGCGGTGCCGCACACGACGCGCTCGACCACATCCGGCACCGTGTCGCCGTCCGCGTCGCACGACGAGACCTCGCTCTGCGCGGGGCAGGGCGCGTACGCCGGGGTGGCGGACGCAGGCGAGCCGCCGCCGACCAGCATGACGATGGCCAGCAGGGCACTGGCCGTCGCCGATGCGGCGAACGCTCGGGCGCGGAAGGCAGGACTCTGAGAACTCACGCCCGCAACCCTGGACGAGATCCCAAGCCCGTTGATTGCGAATTGTCAGGTTTCAGTACCGATCGGTATGGATTTGCGTAGACGCACCGGTCTTGCGTACGTGTCCGCTGGGCCGCTGGGGTGGCGGCAGGTGAGACGCGCGATGACCTTCGCGAAGGTCGGAGGAGTGGGTCCACCGGCCCTCAGAGCCCAGCTGAGACCACCGACACGACATTCGTTCGCATCGCACGGATCGGCGGGTATCGCGCCGTGCGACGCCCGCCTGGACCCGCGAGAAGCGGCGCTCTCCTCTTTCCCCCCTCAGTCGTCGCGAGGTGGTGCGCTCGCGGGACGAGGAGTGTGGAGAAGGCCGTTGATCAGGACATCGAGTCCCCACCGGAACCGCTCCGACCCGGTACCGGCAAGCATCTGGTTCCCCAGCCTCAGGGTGCGGGGGTGAGTCGACTCCGATGCCACCGCGAGAGCGGCGGCCATCATGACCAGTCGTTCCGCGTCGCCGTCGCCATCGGCGTTCGCGGCGTGCTCGACGGCGCTGGCGGTGACCGACGCGAAGAGCATGTCGATACCCCATGCCGCGGTCTCATCGGGTATTCCGCCCTCAGCGAGCAGATCGAGAACGGACTCGACCAAGGTGAAGTAGTGCACGCCCAATGGCTGAGCGGCCAGCGCCATCCGGGCGATCTCGGGGTATAGCGACAACAACTCTCCGTAGGAGCCGAGCAGCTCGTGGAGCCGTTCCCGCCACGGGCCCCTACCGGAGGGCCGGGGCATTCGTCCGATGAGAGCGTCAAGGATCTGCGCGTGCAGATCCTCCGTGTCGCGGACGTAGACATAGAGCGACGCGGGACCGGTGTCGAGCGCGCTCGCGATGCGGCGCATCGTGACCTTGCCCAACCCCTCCTTCTGGAGAATCGCCAGGGCGTGGTCGACGATGCCCTCTCGGCTCAGCGCCGGCTTGGCGGGGCGGTCTCGGCGACTCTGCGGTGTCCTCGTTCGTGGGTCGGCAACCATGACGTAAGCCTATCAAATTGTCTCGAATCTGTTCGTAACGAACATGTTCGTGTAGGGTGATGACGAAGCCACCGACGGAATCAAGCGAAAGGAGACGTCGGCCATGTCGAAGCCGAACATCGCGATCGTGGGAGCGGGCCTTGCAGGCCTCGTGTGCGCACGCATCCTTCAACGCAACGGCATCCCTGTCACGGTCTACGAGTCCGACGCCTCCGAGGAAGCGCGTCAGCAAGGAGGCTCGCTGGACATCCACACCGCAACGGGCCAGGTCGCGCTGCGCGAGGCCGGCCTGTACGAGGAGTTCCGCGCT contains these protein-coding regions:
- a CDS encoding TetR/AcrR family transcriptional regulator, whose protein sequence is MARRREFDEHALLETATDVFWSRGYAATSLSDIAQASGVGTSSIYAAYGSKWGLFLAAFERYCAGRVALVRAAVAVGDGSRRDIAERMLAAIIDDCAGQPDRRGCLMLNSIGELASEHPEVARIGGETTGAMERAVRERLPEDAGADTLAAHLVALSQGLIQMSRLGVSERRLHATARAAVAALPA
- a CDS encoding cupin domain-containing protein encodes the protein MSESRHVAQLIGGENVFENEFGSITQVTSTSLPILTGMSVKRITLAPGALREPQWNVNANQIAYVVAGTVLISTLGDGDTFSSFVVQTGQMYHVESGAVYHIENVGDGEAEIIAALRTDRPQHFSLQDSVSAMTNAVLGNTYGLPSDAFAAFDRQHSSQIVHRDGPARIPDTAGLPNARLFDMEGQHAPLSYAWGQARLARKQFWAALDDLSMYELQIGGTGMREPHWHPVTGELGYVQSGHARMTVLDPDGSLDTYELHPGEAYFVPRAYPHHIEALTEEGIRFLIFFDQPTPGDVGYRATASAFSREVLSAAFKVPERDLPTFPFTPVDPLIVERVNGRDGV
- a CDS encoding RHS repeat-associated core domain-containing protein, producing the protein MTPPTKAKVTSTSYGYDGVDRLASSTVSSGEKNTYAYDPAGNRIGWTRTGAADGNFSLSAVFNDANQLTRSNTSGAGRGVSGGVASYSYDRAGNRVSQSVAGVGSSLSYNASGQATQVSRDGRSTSYAYDGLGRQASSTDQTKYGSVTTANVFDGTSLVQSTSSTQGTTTVVRDAAGALAEHVTASGEATWDLLDGLGTTIAGVTGGSVTQLVSYDDWGGQAFETDGWDAPVGYTGHVQDATQGLMHTFARSYDVGTGTWTSPDTWRGLLVQPKSLARYQYAWNNPTTFWDPDGHRCASKPAGNDGLLQGCGAPPVQATQAVKDPPTANDRGGRDALPSGNGTSYNPKNLINGPATQNRLSALHRDDVNFKVPSVNLPTGAGNSHGCPAGTEWYENSYTNGQCANSQYLKEQNQFWENIANYVAEHGSLGGQFCGLVICVQLGNGGGGIGPAVGAGGSVAAGLSNGDVNGLGFQFTCWAADGGGVYASYSRDWLGRDSADSGITAGGGAGCSGYIMWYF